Proteins encoded together in one Candidatus Binatia bacterium window:
- a CDS encoding DEAD/DEAH box helicase, translated as MSTSTPSSFRELPLSPDLHAALEAAGMHSPTPVQAAAIPPALAGQDIIGTAQTGTGKTAAFLVPAIERLHQANGVGQRRTALVLAPTRELAEQIHGWALRLGGHLRPAVIVGGVAYGPQIQVLRNRPGLLVATPGRLVDLLDRGVVDLRTVAILVLDEADRMLDMGFKPQLDRILRAVPAERQTMLFSATLPTELTTLVRTHVRNPARVDVGRLAAPPSRATQDVYLVRPDDKTPLLLSVLDEHPGTVLVFARTKHRTDRLTRALQHAGHRAQRLHANRTQAQRREALDGFRGGRYRVLIATDIAARGIDVTGIGRVINYDLPQTVEDYVHRIGRTARAGSHGHASSFASPDERGQLQAIERHLGKPLPRRAVAVTRAGEAHRAPQHAALRNGTPAARDNAPASIETRGRRPTGRAQRPFNPRRRESAFGRSRRQRDRFAVAAEQ; from the coding sequence TTGTCGACGTCTACCCCGAGCAGCTTTCGCGAGCTGCCCCTCTCTCCCGATTTGCACGCTGCCCTCGAGGCGGCGGGTATGCACAGCCCGACGCCCGTTCAGGCGGCGGCGATCCCGCCGGCCCTTGCCGGCCAGGACATCATCGGCACCGCCCAGACGGGCACCGGCAAGACGGCGGCGTTCCTGGTGCCGGCCATCGAACGCCTGCACCAGGCCAACGGCGTCGGGCAGCGCCGGACCGCACTTGTCCTCGCGCCGACGCGTGAGCTGGCCGAGCAGATCCATGGCTGGGCGCTTCGCCTCGGCGGCCACCTGCGCCCGGCGGTCATCGTCGGCGGCGTCGCCTACGGACCGCAGATCCAGGTCCTGCGCAACCGGCCCGGCCTGCTCGTCGCCACGCCGGGCCGGCTGGTCGACCTGCTCGACCGCGGCGTGGTGGACCTGCGGACGGTCGCCATCCTCGTTCTCGACGAGGCCGACCGCATGCTCGACATGGGTTTCAAGCCGCAACTCGACCGCATCCTGCGTGCCGTCCCGGCTGAGCGTCAGACGATGCTCTTTTCCGCCACCCTCCCCACCGAGCTCACCACGCTGGTCCGCACCCACGTGCGCAACCCCGCGCGCGTCGATGTCGGGCGATTGGCAGCGCCCCCGAGCCGCGCCACCCAGGACGTCTACCTCGTGCGGCCCGACGACAAGACGCCTCTGCTGCTCTCCGTGCTCGACGAGCACCCCGGCACGGTGCTCGTGTTCGCACGCACCAAACACCGCACCGACCGCCTCACTCGGGCGTTGCAGCACGCTGGCCACCGCGCCCAGCGGCTGCACGCCAACCGCACGCAGGCACAGCGGCGCGAAGCCCTCGATGGCTTCCGCGGCGGCCGCTACCGCGTCCTGATCGCCACCGACATCGCGGCGCGTGGCATCGACGTCACGGGCATCGGGCGGGTGATCAACTACGACCTGCCGCAAACGGTCGAGGACTACGTACACCGCATCGGCCGCACGGCGCGGGCCGGGTCGCACGGCCACGCGTCGAGCTTCGCGTCTCCCGACGAGCGCGGGCAACTGCAAGCCATCGAGCGGCATCTCGGAAAGCCGTTACCGCGGCGCGCCGTCGCCGTGACCCGGGCCGGTGAGGCCCACCGGGCACCCCAGCACGCAGCGCTACGGAACGGCACCCCGGCGGCGCGCGACAACGCGCCGGCCTCCATCGAGACCCGGGGGCGCCGGCCGACCGGCCGCGCGCAGCGACCATTCAATCCGCGCCGGCGCGAGTCGGCGTTCGGCCGCTCGCGCCGCCAGCGCGACCGGTTCGCCGTCGCCGCCGAGCAGTAG
- the cas10 gene encoding type III-B CRISPR-associated protein Cas10/Cmr2, translated as MVEGDRWRVKVGAWLHDPAEKALVLFRDPAGHEGGTVAVLARAAFGEAGITREESDIVRRADWWASAADRPQFPRDEKDHRYASWAQVRFASSPVLIHPLSGERFELGSLEDVEIDALKAVSLDHLRDLICRTASGETDWRRSFLSLWRRGPTLPAPELGALWTVLPADTRIPDHSIWEHLRLVSALAGAMHGGGPVLLSVSLGPVQSFIAQGRSTSDLWAGSHLLSRMAWEAMRVVCESCGPDAILFPDLHGVPLVDLWLKHEGVEVPSDGPRSDAHPLFAATLPNRFVAVVSAEEVDGLVERLRSGVRKWVRDRAESAWAALLEAAGLDAASGAPGLDQIDGQLAGFPEIHWAAVPWSLVSVGADGRVGKGDVRQLARALDVFYPDSSTPPGFLGSEAWRLLSRALAVERTTFYEPFPGVLYPALFDLLDRTAAAAKSTRTFLQSPQVGYRCSLCGEREWLTVDRDHLSRARGSAAEDSVWGRAGRNRVGWVRGREHLCAVCTLKRVWPMLFCREVRDTVDDLDGVQRYVVSTHTMALASTLAEIVANSGRAIGSDAFKRLQEVLVGEDDGGGGRVALPRRLAIDLHRKPAAIVDVVRRLPAVLDDLRDRARDGEDAVRDEAEKKRHLIDRCLASVLEAVRGERGQWKAEAYYALLLMDGDRMGAWLSGSGDCRRPTYESIWHPSVRQQAAAMATRSADLEGYLQTPAPPSPAYHTAISRALNGFSGTVARFIVEDVFLGKVIYAGGDDLLAMVSVDDLLPAMLALRCAYSGVVPNDDEAAFRGLLRSEIVKDIRIRRGYVQLQTQDRQLLRMMGKNATASIGAVVAHHMAPLGKVLRELRAAERRAKKKGGRDAFSIALAKRSGGTTHFTSRWRVSEAGVAAPQTPIGALLRLSRVLNARLSRRAAYHMSSWLAELPPGPGRTEPPMHRDDFIGLLRTNLSYQMRRQRKEKETPVKDIDELAADLAGMAVVEFESGRAASAPDFLRELIGVAEFLARAERGGE; from the coding sequence GTGGTGGAAGGCGATCGTTGGCGAGTCAAGGTCGGTGCATGGCTGCACGATCCCGCGGAGAAGGCACTGGTGCTGTTTCGCGACCCTGCCGGCCACGAAGGGGGCACGGTTGCGGTGCTGGCGCGCGCAGCCTTCGGCGAGGCCGGGATTACACGCGAGGAGAGCGACATAGTGCGCCGGGCGGATTGGTGGGCATCCGCGGCGGATCGACCGCAGTTCCCTCGAGATGAAAAGGACCACCGCTATGCGTCCTGGGCGCAAGTGCGCTTTGCGAGCTCTCCGGTGTTGATACACCCCCTTTCCGGCGAACGGTTCGAGTTGGGTTCGCTGGAGGATGTCGAGATCGATGCGCTCAAAGCGGTGTCTCTGGATCACCTGCGGGACCTGATTTGTCGCACGGCGTCGGGAGAGACCGATTGGCGGCGGAGCTTCCTCAGCCTGTGGAGGCGAGGGCCCACCCTGCCGGCTCCAGAGCTGGGAGCGTTGTGGACGGTCCTTCCCGCCGACACTCGCATCCCCGATCACTCGATCTGGGAGCACCTCCGGCTGGTGTCCGCGCTGGCAGGTGCGATGCACGGCGGCGGACCGGTACTCCTGTCGGTGAGTCTTGGCCCCGTGCAGTCGTTCATTGCACAGGGCCGCAGCACATCCGATTTGTGGGCGGGATCCCATCTCCTCTCCCGCATGGCCTGGGAAGCGATGCGGGTCGTGTGCGAATCGTGTGGACCCGACGCAATTCTGTTTCCCGACCTCCACGGGGTTCCGTTGGTGGACCTGTGGCTCAAGCATGAGGGCGTTGAGGTTCCGTCCGACGGCCCGCGATCCGATGCTCATCCGCTGTTTGCAGCCACCCTGCCCAACCGCTTCGTGGCGGTGGTCTCCGCCGAGGAGGTCGACGGGCTCGTCGAACGGTTACGTTCCGGCGTCCGCAAGTGGGTTCGAGACCGGGCAGAAAGCGCGTGGGCGGCTTTGCTGGAGGCGGCCGGCCTCGATGCCGCGTCGGGCGCGCCCGGCCTAGATCAGATCGACGGGCAACTGGCGGGCTTTCCGGAGATCCACTGGGCCGCCGTGCCCTGGTCGCTCGTGAGCGTTGGCGCCGACGGTCGTGTCGGTAAGGGTGACGTTCGCCAGCTCGCGCGGGCACTCGACGTCTTCTACCCGGATTCCTCGACGCCCCCCGGGTTCCTCGGGAGCGAGGCGTGGCGGTTGCTGTCGCGAGCGCTTGCTGTCGAACGGACGACTTTCTACGAGCCTTTCCCGGGCGTCCTCTATCCGGCCCTCTTCGATCTCCTCGATCGTACGGCGGCGGCGGCCAAGTCGACCCGCACATTCCTGCAATCGCCGCAGGTCGGGTATCGCTGCTCCCTTTGCGGAGAGCGAGAGTGGTTGACCGTCGATAGGGATCATCTGTCTCGTGCGAGAGGCAGTGCCGCGGAAGACAGCGTGTGGGGGAGAGCCGGGAGGAACCGGGTCGGCTGGGTGCGGGGTCGGGAACACCTCTGTGCGGTGTGCACGCTGAAGCGCGTCTGGCCAATGCTTTTCTGCCGGGAGGTACGCGACACGGTCGACGATCTCGATGGCGTGCAGCGCTACGTGGTTTCTACTCATACCATGGCACTGGCGAGCACGCTGGCTGAGATCGTCGCGAATTCGGGGCGAGCGATCGGGAGCGACGCCTTCAAGCGGCTTCAGGAAGTACTTGTCGGCGAAGACGATGGAGGGGGCGGCCGGGTAGCATTGCCTCGCCGACTGGCGATCGACCTCCATCGAAAGCCGGCGGCAATCGTGGACGTAGTTCGACGGCTGCCGGCGGTGCTCGACGACCTGCGTGACCGCGCGCGCGACGGCGAGGATGCGGTACGCGACGAGGCCGAGAAGAAGCGCCACCTCATAGACCGGTGTCTTGCGAGTGTTCTGGAAGCGGTACGCGGGGAGCGCGGGCAGTGGAAGGCCGAGGCATACTACGCCCTGCTCCTGATGGATGGCGATCGAATGGGGGCGTGGCTGTCCGGTAGCGGGGATTGCAGGCGGCCGACATACGAGTCCATCTGGCATCCGTCGGTTCGGCAACAAGCGGCGGCGATGGCCACGCGGTCCGCGGATCTAGAAGGGTACCTTCAGACCCCGGCACCGCCGTCTCCCGCGTATCATACGGCGATCTCGCGAGCGCTGAACGGGTTTTCGGGGACCGTGGCGCGTTTCATTGTAGAAGACGTCTTTCTCGGCAAGGTCATTTACGCCGGCGGCGACGACTTGCTCGCGATGGTCAGCGTGGACGATCTCTTGCCGGCAATGCTGGCGTTGCGGTGCGCCTACTCGGGGGTGGTACCGAACGACGATGAGGCGGCGTTCCGGGGCCTGCTTCGGTCCGAGATCGTCAAGGACATCCGAATCCGTCGCGGGTACGTGCAGCTCCAGACTCAGGACCGCCAGTTGTTGCGCATGATGGGCAAGAACGCCACCGCGTCCATCGGTGCCGTGGTCGCGCACCACATGGCGCCTCTCGGAAAAGTACTGCGCGAACTCCGGGCCGCCGAGCGACGTGCCAAGAAGAAGGGGGGACGAGACGCTTTCTCCATTGCGCTGGCGAAACGCTCGGGCGGCACGACCCATTTCACCAGCCGATGGCGCGTGTCCGAAGCGGGTGTTGCGGCCCCACAGACGCCGATCGGCGCGCTTCTTCGACTGTCCCGAGTTCTCAACGCTCGGCTTTCGCGCCGAGCCGCGTATCACATGTCGTCATGGCTGGCGGAATTGCCGCCGGGGCCGGGGCGGACCGAGCCGCCTATGCACAGGGATGACTTCATAGGCTTGCTGCGTACCAACCTTTCCTACCAGATGCGGCGGCAAAGGAAGGAGAAGGAGACGCCGGTCAAGGACATCGACGAACTGGCGGCCGACCTCGCCGGCATGGCGGTGGTTGAGTTCGAGAGTGGGCGGGCGGCGTCGGCGCCGGATTTCCTGCGAGAGCTGATCGGCGTGGCGGAGTTTCTGGCGCGAGCCGAGCGCGGCGGAGAGTAG
- the csm6 gene encoding CRISPR-associated ring nuclease Csm6 → MADRNLLFVVGGSPQIVTETVFALLSKGGGATDVHVLTTTVGRDALRAQVLARGGAWGRLRREYPGARRFRFSARAVQVLQDARGRPLADLRSADDSVAAADQIARRVADLTRDGCPPLHASIAGGRKTMGYLLAAAMMVHGRRADRLSHVLVHPSDLEGTDFFFPPRRRSGYAIHRRGDGPAVRIGAGAVRIELAELPFPRLRGLRGGTELHNATFSQLVNDLQDDLDALAVPQVVVDAGRGMVLCADRLVRLSPLRLAIYELLAARRRDGCGRTGCSGCARCFVPAVEIGGPVRQALRETLQRRSSIGVGGMWDARNFRPEVRKINAAIERELRGASRPYRIRAIGPRTERAYGLGLDPESIRIVDGNFGANVAG, encoded by the coding sequence ATGGCCGACCGGAATCTCCTGTTCGTCGTCGGGGGCAGCCCCCAGATTGTGACCGAGACGGTATTCGCGTTGCTGTCGAAAGGGGGTGGTGCGACTGACGTGCACGTTCTGACGACGACTGTCGGTCGCGACGCCTTGCGCGCGCAGGTGTTGGCCCGTGGCGGTGCCTGGGGGCGGTTGCGGCGCGAGTACCCGGGGGCGCGGCGTTTTCGTTTTTCGGCGCGTGCCGTCCAGGTGTTGCAGGATGCCCGCGGGCGGCCACTTGCCGACCTTCGCAGTGCCGACGACAGCGTTGCCGCCGCCGACCAGATTGCCCGGCGAGTTGCGGATCTGACGCGCGACGGTTGCCCGCCCCTGCACGCATCCATCGCTGGGGGACGAAAGACCATGGGCTACTTGTTGGCGGCGGCGATGATGGTGCACGGCCGGCGGGCGGATCGTCTGTCGCACGTGCTGGTACATCCGTCGGATCTGGAGGGGACCGACTTCTTCTTTCCGCCGCGGCGGCGGAGCGGATACGCGATCCACCGGCGCGGCGATGGCCCGGCGGTGAGGATCGGCGCCGGTGCGGTGCGCATCGAGCTTGCCGAGCTGCCGTTTCCGCGGTTGCGCGGTTTGCGTGGCGGGACGGAGCTGCACAACGCGACTTTCTCGCAGCTCGTAAACGATTTGCAGGACGATCTCGACGCCCTGGCGGTGCCGCAAGTGGTGGTGGATGCGGGCCGGGGGATGGTGTTGTGTGCGGACCGTCTGGTGCGTCTGTCGCCGCTGCGGCTGGCCATTTACGAGCTGTTGGCGGCGAGGCGTCGCGACGGTTGCGGCCGGACCGGCTGTTCGGGGTGTGCCCGATGTTTCGTGCCGGCGGTGGAGATCGGGGGGCCGGTGCGGCAGGCGTTACGGGAGACGCTGCAGCGGCGCAGTAGCATCGGTGTCGGCGGGATGTGGGACGCGCGCAATTTCCGGCCGGAGGTGCGCAAGATCAACGCGGCGATCGAGCGGGAGTTGCGGGGTGCGAGTCGGCCGTACCGGATCCGGGCGATCGGGCCGCGCACCGAGCGCGCCTACGGGTTAGGTCTGGATCCCGAAAGTATCCGGATCGTTGACGGCAACTTTGGCGCCAACGTTGCCGGGTGA